Proteins from a single region of Hermetia illucens chromosome 3, iHerIll2.2.curated.20191125, whole genome shotgun sequence:
- the LOC119653017 gene encoding uncharacterized protein LOC119653017, which translates to MGNIYNWLFGLMSDSDRQHIEEHSNTIDSNNHEIIDRINKQIQINNKLEQNIQNITQLIKANAKVLDTNIAYLSLIFNIHLLQDQIEIIQDNLISARLGIMNRHILTKDEILQNKINIHQLEHIELAVLTNTRNNQEIIFVIRLQEDLIITPRYYVIPIPDKDQYQINFEPQTIVKINGIAYDSYNENHVKHLKANQLCIYVNRVCNKEKVTTNLIKEIETELVITINAVRNWNSTCDERAAA; encoded by the coding sequence ATGGGCAATATTTATAATTGGCTCTTCGGATTAATGAGCGACTCTGATAGACAACACATTGAAGAACATTCAAATACCATTGATTCAAATAATCACGAAATAATCGATCGAATTAATAAACAAATACAAATTAATAACAAATTAGAACAGAATATTCAGAATATTACTCAATTGATAAAAGCTAATGCTAAAGTATTAGATACAAATATTGCCTATTTGAGTCTTATTTTTAATATACATCTACtacaagatcaaattgagataaTTCAAGATAATTTGATATCCGCTAGATTAGGAATAATGAATCGTCACATTTTGACAAAagatgaaattttgcaaaacaaaataaatattcatcaaTTGGAACACATTGAACTAGCAGTACTTACCAATACTAGAAATAATCAGGAAATTATATTTGTCATTAGATTACAAGAAGATTTGATAATTACACCAAGATACTATGTAATACCGATACCTGATAAGGATcaatatcaaataaattttgaacCACAAACTATTGTAAAGATTAATGGAATAGCATATGACTCTTATAATGAAAATCATGTAAAACATTTGAAGGCTAACcaattatgtatatatgtaaacaGAGTATGCAATAAAGAGAAAGTAACAACAAATCTAATCAAAGAAATAGAAACAGAATTAGTAATCACCATCAATGCTGTAAGAAATTGGAACAGCACCTGTGACGAAAGAGCAGCAGCTTAA